A single genomic interval of Cucumis sativus cultivar 9930 chromosome 5, Cucumber_9930_V3, whole genome shotgun sequence harbors:
- the LOC116403916 gene encoding uncharacterized protein LOC116403916, producing MMTGLWSSQPEPIDLVGNSRLLEKFFEQKKCIYISDLEDTFVEYEGDDDDDDDDIVKLALVYFIEMSLLGKDRRTKVDRTLFRIADDWTTFNNYDWGGLVFGRTLSALKRALDMQHAKGKNKSTKTKYTVMGFPQALQVWAYESIPTITECGVHKVSNDAIPRMLRWVCELSPKSHVLQRQVFDSPMFLINVVIEMMPEEEEHLRMSSGELVEKTHPYNTVSEKNGDSKRPGEASNDDNDCKKSKKKKKWKSKMKEVVRKLKYRVAVLENERESLKSMLSTILKHLEVQKKGEEGDCTGVEGHDAQTEDVDTPGTPWLRMPKEDDTSDGVKHVELQKQGVEANRTEDDTMDELDKKVHIHSEEPIDVVDDLNEEIGVKSLTYFDSDVMEIEPLSTERPHVRPARRQVYTCQPPSQL from the exons CTTAGAGGACACATTTGTGGAATACGAGGGGGATGACGATGACGATGACGATGACATAGTTAAATTAGCTCTAGTTTACTTTATAGAGATGTCATTGTTAGGAAAAGATAGGCGGACGAAAGTGGACCGAACTTTATTTAGGATTGCAGATGATTGGACCACATTTAACAATTACGATTGGGGAGGGTTGGTTTTTGGACGTACACTTTCTGCCTTAAAACGAGCCTTGGACATGCAACATGCCAAGGGAAAGAATAAATCAACTAAGACAAAATATACTGTCATGGGATTTCCGCAGGCGTTACAG GTTTGGGCATATGAGTCTATACCAACCATCACTGAATGTGGTGTACATAAAGTAAGCAACGATGCAATACCACGAATGCTGAGGTGGGTGTGCGAACTATCGCCGAAGTCTCATGTCCTACAGAGGCAGGTGTTTGACTCACCAATG TTCTTAATTAACGTGGTAATTGAGATGATGCCTGAAGAGGAGGAGCATCTAAGAATGTCTTCAGGGGAACTTGTTGAGAAAACTCATCCATATAATACCGTTTCTGAGAAGAATGGTGATTCAAAACGACCAGGAGAAGCTAGTAATGATGACAATGACTGCaaaaagagtaagaaaaagaagaagtggaAGTCTAAGATGAAAGAAGTTGTTCGAAAACTCAAATATCGAGTAGCGGTTCTCGAGAATGAACGTGAAAGCCTAAAATCAATGCTGTCGACTATATTGAAACACCTTGAAGTTCAAAAAAAG GGTGAAGAAGGAGACTGCACGGGAGTTGAAGGTCATGATGCCCAGACCGAAGATGTTGACACACCCGGTACACCTTGGTTGAGGATGCCCAAGGAGGATGACACAAGTGATGGGGTGAAACACGTTGAACTTCAAAAGCAG GGTGTCGAAGCAAACCGCACGGAGGATGACACAATGGACGAGTTGGATAAGAAGGTTCATATTCATTCGGAGGAGCCAATAGACGTCGTTGACGATTTGAACGAGGAAATTGGAGTAAAAAGTCTTACTTATTTTGATTCAGACGTCATGGAAATAGAACCATTATCCACTGAACGACCACATGTTCGGCCCGCACGTAGGCAAGTGTATACTTGTCAACCCCCTTCACAGCTTTAG
- the LOC116403854 gene encoding uncharacterized protein LOC116403854 — MHKIPDAHLDRLRAWITDKRTKDEVRETFHGKKSKEFFRDLFMCRRWLADEHLDALFLLIRFNIKTAMIPFAQNFTTVDTLFMRLLVAKWPEYQECIKENRPFHWKEEYQLVDYVVGSKQDCQDPWVNVDYIYSPFNVHDNHWILLCLDLVRCQVKVWDSLPSLTSAENMRSILEPIQEMVPNLLDTTGFFVRRGGSSTHKEPWPLVIVDSIPLQRNNSDCGVFTIKYFEYEASGLDVATLCQENMSYFRKQLAFQLWTNNPMY; from the exons ATGCACAAAATACCTGACGCCCATTTAGATCGACTCAGAGCTTGGATCACAGACAAGCGTACGAAAGATGAGGTGCGTGAAACTTTTCACGGGAAAAAATCGAAGGAGTTTTTCAGAGACTTGTTCATGTGTCGTCGGTGGTTGGCGGATGAG cATTTGGATGCACTGTTTCTTCTCATTCGCTTCAACATTAAGACAGCCATGATACCTTTTGCTCAAAACTTCACAACTGTAGACACACTATTCATG cGACTATTAGTTGCGAAGTGGCCTGAATACCAAGAATGTATTAAAGAGAATCGACCATTTCACTGGAAGGAGGAGTATCAGTTGGTTGACTATGTTGTCGGATCAAAACAAGACTGTCAAGATCCTTGGGTGAATGTTGATTACATTTACTCTCCATTCAATGTCCATGACAATCATTGGATTCTATTATGCTTGGACTTGGTACGTTGTCAAGTTAAGGTATGGGATTCGCTTCCGTCGCTTACGAGTGCCGAAAATATGAGAAGCATATTAGAGCCAATTCAAGAGATGGTGCCAAATTTGCTCGATACTACTGGATTCTTTGTTAGGAGAGGCGGATCATCAACACACAAGGAACCTTGGCCACTTGTCATTGTCGACTCCATTCCACTTCAACGCAACAATAGTGATTGTGGTGTATTTACAATTAAGTATTTCGAATATGAAGCTTCTGGTTTAGATGTAGCTACattatgtcaagaaaacatgtcatattttagaaaacaattggcATTTCAATTATGGACCAACAATCCCATGTATTGA